A section of the Harmonia axyridis chromosome 2, icHarAxyr1.1, whole genome shotgun sequence genome encodes:
- the LOC123672804 gene encoding uncharacterized protein LOC123672804 produces the protein MPKVERKEYQETKILKTVSPVRSQSSQNLSQFDSNLDYLLDDLQNSVSRPGSSLAVNNEYDNYRTNGFNSHKTNSLNRVLRVNAANPVTEYSSDDAYSYKSPDGSKRIEGYKKESYSYRTTGGGNDVRPEKVRVQNSINQLDSLLDDLKEAKKTPLMERDIYGNYVDTPTLGERNEKYSTSTVKRELHYGDTPQTQRSSTLNRRIEKEQMVSRDNEYRTNEGYYNHTTSSSPPSRSSTLSRQMKVKNVHTSPVEVVQTTCPEINPEILEHLDPALRPPENTKVTTTIKTYTYEIPGTLDYRNTSDVSMDSKKYVYSPNDSQSTPSKSFVYEKLENIENKRTVVQPEINYETRVLKESTVDNYKPYKKPNPPGYDGNVTETITTRNYQPGYPRSNNEYVYNETVTTKNIDNGYPIAPPQKKTYIVEETIDERNYIDNYPVRDPPPQKTYVLEKTVNERNYVNDYPVRDPPRKETYVYKETHNTFNKEYPNQPREPRDYIDRDTTRVSVRETNVNRINEPPYRNDYQPPQQPINIKYKYTTTSSTTNNYKTGYPPNEEGELLLPRPFPTEERVDGPPKKLDELMNTIGREPPTSPLNSGYQQHELELINERKAKALKQQATEVEDLQKAEPLVKSKNVNGPPVYYPPGHEMFAKKEEGAAAWRAQGAYARESGKYEYEAESKSKSKSSSGAAIVPVCLPLCCGLPCTII, from the exons ATGCCCAAGGTTGAACGAAAGGAGTATCAAGAGACAAAAATTTTAAAGACAGTGTCTCCAGTTCGAAGTCAGTCTAGTCAAAACTTATCACAGTTTGATAGCAATTTAG ATTATTTACTTGATGATCTACAGAATTCAGTATCGAGGCCTGGTAGTTCCTTAGCTGTAAATAACGAGTATGATAATTACAGGACAAATGGATTCAATTCACATAAGACAAACTCATTGAACAGAGTTTTGAGGGTGAATGCAGCGAATCCAGTCACTGAATACAGTAGCGATGACGCTTACAGTTATAAG AGTCCAGATGGATCGAAAAGGATCGAAGGGTATAAAAAAGAATCATACTCTTACAGAACTACTGGAGGTGGCAATGATGTCAGACCAGAGAAAGTACGAGTTCAGAATAGTATAAACCAATTAGATTCTCTTCTAGATGACTTGAAGGAAGCAAAGAAGACTCCTTTGATGGAGAGAG ATATCTATGGAAATTACGTTGATACCCCAACTCTAGG TGAACgcaatgaaaaatatagtaCTTCTACAGTCAAAAGAGAACTGCACTATGGCGATACTCCTCAAACTCAACGGAGCAGTACATTGAATAGGCGAATTGAGAAGGAGCAAATGGTTTCGAGGGACAACGAATATAGAACAAACGAAG GTTATTATAATCACACAACCTCGAGCTCACCTCCATCAAGATCGTCCACACTGTCTCGTCAGATGAAAGTCAAGAACGTTCATACTTCTCCTGTCGAAGTGGTCCAAACGACGTGTCCAGAAATAAATCCGGAAATTCTGGAACATCTGGACCCCGCCCTACGTCCTCCAGAAAACACCAAAGTTACCACCACTATCAAAACATACACGTACGAAATTCCCGGAACTTTGGACTACAGAAACACCTCAGATGTATCGATGGATTCGAAAAAGTACGTCTATTCGCCGAACGATTCTCAATCGACCCCTAGCAAGAGTTTCGTTTATGAGAAACTGGAAAATATCGAGAATAAGCGAACTGTTGTGCAACCTGAGATAAATTACGAAACTAGGGTGTTGAAAGAGTCCACTGTAGATAATTACAAGCCTTATAAGAAGCCTAACCCACCAGGATATGATGGGAATGTTACGGAGACTATCACCACGAGAAATTATCAACCGGG ATACCCAAGATCTAACAACGAATACGTCTACAATGAAACTGTAACAACGAAAAACATAGACAATGGTTATCCCATAGCTCCACCGCAAAAGAAGACCTACATTGTAGAAGAGACCATCGACGAAAGGAACTATATCGACAACTATCCAGTGAGAGATCCACCACCACAAAAAACATATGTTCTTGAGAAAACTGTCAACGAAAGGAACTATGTAAATGATTATCCAGTGAGAGATCCGCCTAGAAAAGAGACATATGTCTACAAGGAGACACACAACACTTTCAATAAGGAGTATCCGAATCAACCAAGGGAACCAAGGGATTATATAGACAGAGACACCACAAGAG TTTCAGTAAGAGAAACAAACGTAAACAGAATCAACGAACCCCCATACAGAAACGATTACCAACCTCCTCAACAACCGATAAATatcaaatacaaatataccaCCACAAGTTCTACTACGAATAACTACAAGACAGGGTACCCTCCAAACGAAGAAGGAGAACTGCTTCTACCTCGACCCTTCCCAACTGAGGAACGTGTGGATGGACCGCCAAAGAAGCTGGATGAATTGATGAACACAATAGGAAGAGAA CCTCCAACCAGTCCACTGAATTCAGGATATCAGCAGCATGAATTGGAATTAATCAACGAAAGAAAAGCGAAAGCTCTGAAACAGCAAGCTACCGAAGTTGAAGATTTGCAGAAGGCTGAACCGTTGGTAAAATCCAAGAATGTAAATGGACCTCCTGTCTATTATCCACCAGGACACGAGATGTTTGCTAAGAAAGAAGAAGGTGCAGCTGCTTGGAGAGCACAG GGAGCTTATGCTAGAGAGTCGGGAAAATATGAGTACGAAGCTGAAAGCAAAAGTAAATCAAAAAGTTCTTCTGGAGCTGCCATTGTTCCAGTTTGTCTTCCGTTATGTTGTGGTCTTCCATGTACAATAATATAA
- the LOC123671990 gene encoding uncharacterized protein LOC123671990 isoform X1, with amino-acid sequence MSYYRPSFSQTIAMSRGRGGYSPRGSSYRGNSRGHRGSYNSSRGFSSFDSRSKYSSSDRYPSRGSKFDDYRKPFRTESYSSRDRSPERKKPRVEGYSSRHDSSYSSSGGRYESSFTDRRSYSGDRSMSYPSRKEEFRKPSGPPRGSYRGRGNSRGSRILRPRERMPLRRRLIESSYGIRKRMISSRANDYNRRLKISKLRSAIAARHANKSDADEGSDDEENEKKDSDKEESDDGNDKKSVKKEDTDDKDLGEDRPKKSFIKLVCPHCNVRCITFRKYEIHLNDRNHLITMRRVVFKQKAILMQMRQSQRIAQNELEKTSGEDLTARTNYCPVCQLNYKQKKAVHQASDAHKNMKKFVMPFCKICSITFKNRMGYESHCCSIEHLKRKQRMENEASEDSNEDADLENFTTIDSVGDVDEEEHEKKEEPKEILNVGIENIQKVEAYYCELCKIYLPKVEESEWPKALAKHCKLLGHMKRYVQYKEDKELEERAKKLQKKETAEKEEKAKKAKDEDQMKDDNKTVKIEKQDSDAHNKSIDEDENKDDKMWADVDKDLGDILADAEDDDEEESNLKTKERYDRFKLSEKNGEENDKDEKDVETTSNGQTEDVKDS; translated from the exons ATGAGCTACTACAGGCCTAG TTTCAGCCAAACTATAGCTATGTCTCGAGGAAGGGGTGGTTATTCACCTAGAGGCTCCTCTTACAGAGGGAATAGTAGAGGTCATAGGGGTAGTTATAACTCTTCACGGGGATTTTCTTCATTCGATTCCCGCTCCAAATATTCGTCCTCTGACAGATATCCGAGTCGTGGCAGCAAGTTTGATGATTATAGAAAGCCATTCCGAACT GAATCCTATTCATCAAGGGACAGATCACCTGAGAGAAAGAAGCCGAGAGTGGAG GGATATAGCTCTCGTCATGACAGTTCCTATTCAAGTTCAGGAGGACGCTACGAATCCAGTTTCACAGACCGTAGAAGTTACTCAGGAGATAGATCAATGTCATATCCATCAAGAAAAGAAGAATTTCGAAAACCTTCTGGTCCCCCCCGGGGAAGTTATAGAGGTAGAGGCAATTCAAGGGGCTCAAGAATATTGAGACCTAGAGAGCGAATGCCTCTTAGAAGGAGATTGATTGAGAGTTCATATGGTATTCGAAAACGAATGATTTCTTCTAGAGCGAATGACTACAACAGAAGACTAAAAATTTCAAAGCTGAggag CGCCATTGCCGCTCGTCATGCCAACAAAAGTGATGCTGATGAAGGGTCTGatgatgaagaaaatgaaaagaagGATTCAGATAAGGAAGAAAGTGATGATGGTAATGACAAGAAATCCGTGAAAAAAGAAGATACTGATGATAAGGATCTTGGTGAAGATCGTCCCAAAAAATCTTTCATCAAACTAGTTTGCCCTCATTGTAATGTAAGATGTATTACATTCCGTAAATATGAAATTCATCTCAATGACAGAAATCACTTGATCACTATGAGGAGAGTGGTATTCAAACAGAAAGCCATTTTGATGCAAATGAGGCAGTCTCAAAG GATTGCGCAAAACGAGTTAGAGAAGACTTCAGGTGAGGATTTGACAGCCAGAACGAACTATTGTCCAGTTTGtcaattgaattataaacaGAAGAAAGCAGTTCATCAGGCTTCTGACGcacataaaaatatgaaaaagtttGTGATGCCTTTTTGCAAGATATGTAGCATTACCTTCAAGAATCGAATGGGATATGAAAGCCATTGTTGCTCCATTGAGCATCTTAAG AGAAAGCAAAGAATGGAAAACGAGGCATCAGAAGATTCAAATGAAGATGCTGATTTAGAAAATTTCACAACCATTGATTCTGTTGGAGATGTAGATGAAGAAGAGCATGAGAAAAAAGAAGAACCCAAGGAAATTCTCAAtgttggaattgaaaatatacaaaaagtTGAAGCTTACTACTGTGAACTCTGCAAAATTTATCTTCCTAAAGTTGAGGAATCTGAATGGCCCAAGGCTTTAGCAAAACATTGTAAATTACTTGGCCACATGAAGCGATATGTTCAATATAAAGAAGATAAAGAATTGGAAGAACGtgcaaaaaaattacaaaaaaaggaAACTGCTGAAAAGGAAGAGAAAG cAAAAAAGGCAAAAGATGAAGATCAAATGAAGGATGATAACAAAACTGTCAAAATAGAAAAGCAGGATTCTGATGCACATAATAAATCGATTGACGAAGACGAAAATAAAGATGACAAGATGTGGGCTGATGTAGATAAGGATCTGGGAGATATATTAGCTGATGCTGAAGACGACGATGAAgaagaatcaaatttgaaaacaaaagaaagaTATGATAG GTTTAAACTGAGTGAGAAAAACGGAGAAGAAAATGATAAAGATGAGAAAGATGTTGAAACCACATCAAATGGTCAGACCGAAGATGTTAAGGACAGTTAA
- the LOC123671990 gene encoding uncharacterized protein LOC123671990 isoform X2 has protein sequence MSRGRGGYSPRGSSYRGNSRGHRGSYNSSRGFSSFDSRSKYSSSDRYPSRGSKFDDYRKPFRTESYSSRDRSPERKKPRVEGYSSRHDSSYSSSGGRYESSFTDRRSYSGDRSMSYPSRKEEFRKPSGPPRGSYRGRGNSRGSRILRPRERMPLRRRLIESSYGIRKRMISSRANDYNRRLKISKLRSAIAARHANKSDADEGSDDEENEKKDSDKEESDDGNDKKSVKKEDTDDKDLGEDRPKKSFIKLVCPHCNVRCITFRKYEIHLNDRNHLITMRRVVFKQKAILMQMRQSQRIAQNELEKTSGEDLTARTNYCPVCQLNYKQKKAVHQASDAHKNMKKFVMPFCKICSITFKNRMGYESHCCSIEHLKRKQRMENEASEDSNEDADLENFTTIDSVGDVDEEEHEKKEEPKEILNVGIENIQKVEAYYCELCKIYLPKVEESEWPKALAKHCKLLGHMKRYVQYKEDKELEERAKKLQKKETAEKEEKAKKAKDEDQMKDDNKTVKIEKQDSDAHNKSIDEDENKDDKMWADVDKDLGDILADAEDDDEEESNLKTKERYDRFKLSEKNGEENDKDEKDVETTSNGQTEDVKDS, from the exons ATGTCTCGAGGAAGGGGTGGTTATTCACCTAGAGGCTCCTCTTACAGAGGGAATAGTAGAGGTCATAGGGGTAGTTATAACTCTTCACGGGGATTTTCTTCATTCGATTCCCGCTCCAAATATTCGTCCTCTGACAGATATCCGAGTCGTGGCAGCAAGTTTGATGATTATAGAAAGCCATTCCGAACT GAATCCTATTCATCAAGGGACAGATCACCTGAGAGAAAGAAGCCGAGAGTGGAG GGATATAGCTCTCGTCATGACAGTTCCTATTCAAGTTCAGGAGGACGCTACGAATCCAGTTTCACAGACCGTAGAAGTTACTCAGGAGATAGATCAATGTCATATCCATCAAGAAAAGAAGAATTTCGAAAACCTTCTGGTCCCCCCCGGGGAAGTTATAGAGGTAGAGGCAATTCAAGGGGCTCAAGAATATTGAGACCTAGAGAGCGAATGCCTCTTAGAAGGAGATTGATTGAGAGTTCATATGGTATTCGAAAACGAATGATTTCTTCTAGAGCGAATGACTACAACAGAAGACTAAAAATTTCAAAGCTGAggag CGCCATTGCCGCTCGTCATGCCAACAAAAGTGATGCTGATGAAGGGTCTGatgatgaagaaaatgaaaagaagGATTCAGATAAGGAAGAAAGTGATGATGGTAATGACAAGAAATCCGTGAAAAAAGAAGATACTGATGATAAGGATCTTGGTGAAGATCGTCCCAAAAAATCTTTCATCAAACTAGTTTGCCCTCATTGTAATGTAAGATGTATTACATTCCGTAAATATGAAATTCATCTCAATGACAGAAATCACTTGATCACTATGAGGAGAGTGGTATTCAAACAGAAAGCCATTTTGATGCAAATGAGGCAGTCTCAAAG GATTGCGCAAAACGAGTTAGAGAAGACTTCAGGTGAGGATTTGACAGCCAGAACGAACTATTGTCCAGTTTGtcaattgaattataaacaGAAGAAAGCAGTTCATCAGGCTTCTGACGcacataaaaatatgaaaaagtttGTGATGCCTTTTTGCAAGATATGTAGCATTACCTTCAAGAATCGAATGGGATATGAAAGCCATTGTTGCTCCATTGAGCATCTTAAG AGAAAGCAAAGAATGGAAAACGAGGCATCAGAAGATTCAAATGAAGATGCTGATTTAGAAAATTTCACAACCATTGATTCTGTTGGAGATGTAGATGAAGAAGAGCATGAGAAAAAAGAAGAACCCAAGGAAATTCTCAAtgttggaattgaaaatatacaaaaagtTGAAGCTTACTACTGTGAACTCTGCAAAATTTATCTTCCTAAAGTTGAGGAATCTGAATGGCCCAAGGCTTTAGCAAAACATTGTAAATTACTTGGCCACATGAAGCGATATGTTCAATATAAAGAAGATAAAGAATTGGAAGAACGtgcaaaaaaattacaaaaaaaggaAACTGCTGAAAAGGAAGAGAAAG cAAAAAAGGCAAAAGATGAAGATCAAATGAAGGATGATAACAAAACTGTCAAAATAGAAAAGCAGGATTCTGATGCACATAATAAATCGATTGACGAAGACGAAAATAAAGATGACAAGATGTGGGCTGATGTAGATAAGGATCTGGGAGATATATTAGCTGATGCTGAAGACGACGATGAAgaagaatcaaatttgaaaacaaaagaaagaTATGATAG GTTTAAACTGAGTGAGAAAAACGGAGAAGAAAATGATAAAGATGAGAAAGATGTTGAAACCACATCAAATGGTCAGACCGAAGATGTTAAGGACAGTTAA
- the LOC123671990 gene encoding cip1-interacting zinc finger protein isoform X3, with protein MIIESHSELNPIHQGTDHLRERSREWSAIAARHANKSDADEGSDDEENEKKDSDKEESDDGNDKKSVKKEDTDDKDLGEDRPKKSFIKLVCPHCNVRCITFRKYEIHLNDRNHLITMRRVVFKQKAILMQMRQSQRIAQNELEKTSGEDLTARTNYCPVCQLNYKQKKAVHQASDAHKNMKKFVMPFCKICSITFKNRMGYESHCCSIEHLKRKQRMENEASEDSNEDADLENFTTIDSVGDVDEEEHEKKEEPKEILNVGIENIQKVEAYYCELCKIYLPKVEESEWPKALAKHCKLLGHMKRYVQYKEDKELEERAKKLQKKETAEKEEKAKKAKDEDQMKDDNKTVKIEKQDSDAHNKSIDEDENKDDKMWADVDKDLGDILADAEDDDEEESNLKTKERYDRFKLSEKNGEENDKDEKDVETTSNGQTEDVKDS; from the exons ATGATTATAGAAAGCCATTCCGAACT GAATCCTATTCATCAAGGGACAGATCACCTGAGAGAAAGAAGCCGAGAGTGGAG CGCCATTGCCGCTCGTCATGCCAACAAAAGTGATGCTGATGAAGGGTCTGatgatgaagaaaatgaaaagaagGATTCAGATAAGGAAGAAAGTGATGATGGTAATGACAAGAAATCCGTGAAAAAAGAAGATACTGATGATAAGGATCTTGGTGAAGATCGTCCCAAAAAATCTTTCATCAAACTAGTTTGCCCTCATTGTAATGTAAGATGTATTACATTCCGTAAATATGAAATTCATCTCAATGACAGAAATCACTTGATCACTATGAGGAGAGTGGTATTCAAACAGAAAGCCATTTTGATGCAAATGAGGCAGTCTCAAAG GATTGCGCAAAACGAGTTAGAGAAGACTTCAGGTGAGGATTTGACAGCCAGAACGAACTATTGTCCAGTTTGtcaattgaattataaacaGAAGAAAGCAGTTCATCAGGCTTCTGACGcacataaaaatatgaaaaagtttGTGATGCCTTTTTGCAAGATATGTAGCATTACCTTCAAGAATCGAATGGGATATGAAAGCCATTGTTGCTCCATTGAGCATCTTAAG AGAAAGCAAAGAATGGAAAACGAGGCATCAGAAGATTCAAATGAAGATGCTGATTTAGAAAATTTCACAACCATTGATTCTGTTGGAGATGTAGATGAAGAAGAGCATGAGAAAAAAGAAGAACCCAAGGAAATTCTCAAtgttggaattgaaaatatacaaaaagtTGAAGCTTACTACTGTGAACTCTGCAAAATTTATCTTCCTAAAGTTGAGGAATCTGAATGGCCCAAGGCTTTAGCAAAACATTGTAAATTACTTGGCCACATGAAGCGATATGTTCAATATAAAGAAGATAAAGAATTGGAAGAACGtgcaaaaaaattacaaaaaaaggaAACTGCTGAAAAGGAAGAGAAAG cAAAAAAGGCAAAAGATGAAGATCAAATGAAGGATGATAACAAAACTGTCAAAATAGAAAAGCAGGATTCTGATGCACATAATAAATCGATTGACGAAGACGAAAATAAAGATGACAAGATGTGGGCTGATGTAGATAAGGATCTGGGAGATATATTAGCTGATGCTGAAGACGACGATGAAgaagaatcaaatttgaaaacaaaagaaagaTATGATAG GTTTAAACTGAGTGAGAAAAACGGAGAAGAAAATGATAAAGATGAGAAAGATGTTGAAACCACATCAAATGGTCAGACCGAAGATGTTAAGGACAGTTAA
- the LOC123671991 gene encoding gamma-glutamylcyclotransferase-like has product MNGKFLYFAYGSNLLQKRIHINNPSAVRAGIGKLKDYTLDFNTYSKRWRGASATIVEKKGAHVWGALWTLDNEHMTTLDEQEGVKQNLYNPLTVEVECPDGQTRTCRVYQQTSNPKITNNIEDIPDERKPSFVYLKTIIDGAQESGLPQQYLEFLSKIPHNGYKGIVDIGLDLHIVN; this is encoded by the exons ATGAAtggaaaatttttgtattttgcttATGGCAGCAACTTGTTGCAAAAAAGAATTCACATTAATAATCCCAGTGCAGTGAGAGCCGGAATTGGAAAATTAAAG GATTACACTCTGGATTTCAACACATATTCTAAAAGATGGAGAGGAGCCTCTGCAACTATTGTTGAAAAAAAGGGGGCTCATGTGTGGGGTGCCCTATGGACTTTGGACAATGAACATATGACTACGTTAGATGA GCAAGAGGGGGTAAAACAAAATCTCTACAACCCTTTGACTGTAGAAGTAGAGTGCCCCGACGGGCAAACAAGAACCTGTAGAGTTTATCAGCAAACCAGCAATCCTAAAATTACAAACAACATTGAGGATATTCCAGATGAAAGGAAACCTTCATTTGTGTATTTGAAAACTATAATAGATGGGGCTCAAGAATCTGGATTACCACAGCAATATTTAgaatttctttcgaaaattcCTCATAATGGGTATAAAGGAATTGTTGACATAGGATTGGATTTACACATTGTAAATTGA